The Vibrio bathopelagicus genomic sequence ATGAGTGTTCAGAATTGTAATTCGAATTTTAACAATAAGCTATCAAGTTTGGATCAATTACGTTGATCGTAACCCCAACGTGGCACTAAACCTTGCTCGATACCAAGATGATCCAGAATGCGCGCCACCATAAAATCGACTAGGTCTTCGATCGACTTAGGTTGATGATAAAAACCCGGAGCAGCAGGCATGATCGTCACGCCCATGGTCGAGAGTTTGTGCATGTTCTCTAAATGCAGCGTAGAAAATGGCGTCTCACGAACCACCAATAACAGCTGGCCTCGCTCTTTCATAACTACGTCAGCTGCTCGCTCGATCAGGTTATCTGATAGACCATGAGCAATTGAAGCCAAGCTTCCCGCAGAACATGGACACACCACCATCTGCTTCGGCGCTGCTGAACCAGAGGCCACCGGAGAGAACCAATCATCTTTGCCACACACCACCAGCTTTTCTGGGTCGCAACCTAAATGCTTCACCAAAACTTGTTTCGCTGTGTCAGGCCCAGCAGGTAACTTAAGTTCATGCTCTGTCGCCAACACCACTCGCGCTGCAGACGATATCAGTAAATAAACCTGATAATCTGCCGCCAATAAGCATTCAAGTAAACGCAGTCCGTAAGGCGCACCAGATGCGCCTGTGAAAGCGAGGGTTATAGCTTTATCGTGTTTTGTCATGTTCTCAATTACTTCAAATTATAAGGTCTTGGATCGGTTAAGCTTTGAGTGCCAACGCATCCAACAGTTTTTGGTGAATACCACCAAAGCCACCATTACTCATTACCAAGATTTGGTCGCCCGCTTGTGCCTCTGAGACAATTTTAGCAACGAATGCGTCCATGTCATCACTCACGTGTGCGGGTTGATGGCACGCATCGGCAACGTCTTGTACAGACCAATCAATGTTATCCGGCTGGAATAAGTAGGTAGAATCCGCCTGCTTGAGCGAATCAGCCAAAGTTTCTTTGTGTACACCACGCTTCATGGTGGCAGAACGAGGCTCTAAAACGGCAATGATTTTTTTCGTGTCGACCTTATTACGTAAACCGCCCAGCGTAAGTTCAATCGCTGTAGGATGATGAGCAAAATCGTCATAGACAGAAACGCCTGCCACTTCGCCTTTAAATTCTAAGCGACGCTTGGTATTAATAAAGGTAGCCAACGATTCGCAAGCGAGATCAGGTTTCACACCCACGTGTCGTGCTGCGGCAATCGCCATCAAAGCATTGCTGACGTTATGATCGCCAACCAAATCCCAATCGACGGTTCCAACACATTCACCTTGGAAGTACACCTCAAATTTAGAGCCGTCTTTAACTAATTTCTTGGCATCCCAATCACCGAGTTCACCACTCAACTCAGTTTCACTCCAGCAGCCACGAGATAACACATCTTGTATCGCGATATCTTGCTTCGGTGAGAAAATACGGCCATTACTTGGCACAGTGCGAACTAAGTGATGGAACTGACGCTTGATCGCTTCAAGATCATCAAAGATATCCGCATGATCGAATTCGAGGTTGTTCATCACTAACGTTCTTGGGTGATAATGAACAAACTTAGATCGCTTATCAAAGAAAGCACTGTCGTATTCGTCGGCTTCCACCACGAAAAACATGCTGTCACCAAGGCGAGCAGAGATACCAAAGTTACCTAGCACACCACCCACAAGGAAGCCCGGCGCGTAACCGCAGTCTTCAAGGATCCATGCCAGCATGCTCGATGTTGTTGTCTTACCATGCGTTCCCGATACCGCCAAAACCCAACGGTCATGCAGCAAGAACTCTTGCAACCACTGCGGCCCGGAAGTGTATCTAAGGTTGTTATCCAATACATACTCTACACAAGGGTTACCACGGCTCATCGCATTACCAATGACCACTAAGTCAGGTCTTGGTTCTAATTGGCTCGGGTCGAACCCTTCAATAATCTCTATCCCCTGAGACTCCAACAAGGTGCTCATTGGAGGGTAAACATTCGCGTCACTACCAGTAACCTTGTGACCTAATTGACGAGCCAATACCGCAGCACCACCCATGAAGGTGCCACAAATTCCTAAGATATGAATATGCATATATTGCTTCCAAACGCTTGGCCAAATGAGCCATGTCTAAATCAAACTACTTGCACTCATTATCATTAAATGGCGATTAAAAGCGAGTCACAATGCAAAACAAATTTAGTCGACATAGTAAGTGAGATCTGTGTCGCTTAGTTCATTACCATTAAAAAGATCTAACCTTTAGAATTTAGGTAAGCGTCTAGATGAATAAAGCCCATATAAGAGGCTAATTCTACAGTGCTCAAATCCCCCTAATATTCAGAGAAGTTTAAGGAAATAACATGTCTGAGATGCGCACCCTTGGTGAATTCATTGTTGCAAAACAAAATGACTTCCCCCATGCAAGTGGTGATCTATCATCCCTTTTGTCATCAATTCGTCTTGCTGCGAAAATTGTTAACCGCGAAATTAACAAAGCAGGTCTTGTCGACATTACTGGCGCTGTTGGTACAGACAACGTTCAAGGTGAAGAGCAACAAAAGCTAGACCTATACGCGAACGACAAGTTTAAAGCTGCACTTGAAGCCCGAGACCAAGTTTGTGGTGTTGCGAGTGAAGAAGAAGACGAAGCCGTTGCCTTCAATAAAGAGCTCAACAAAAACGCAAAATACGTCGTATTGATGGATCCACTTGATGGTTCTTCAAACATCGATGTGAATGTATCTGTTGGTACAATCTTCTCTATCTACCGTCGAGTATCACCGATTGGTACTCCGCCAACACAAGAAGATTTCCTACAGCCTGGACACAAGCAAGTGGCCGCGGGTTACGTAATTTACGGTTCTTCAACCATGCTTGTTTACACAACAGGCGCTGGCGTAAATGGTTTCACCTACGACCCATCACTGGGTACCTTCTGTCTATCTCATGAAAACATGATGATCCCTGATGAAGGAAAAATTTACTCGATCAACGAAGGTAACTACTTCCGCTTCCCTACGGGTGTTAAAAAGTACATCAAGTACTGCCAAGAAGATGAGCCGAGTGACAACCGCCCTTACACCTCTCGTTACATTGGTTCTCTCGTATCAGATTTCCACCGTAACCTGCTGAAAGGCGGCATCTACTTATATCCAAGCACACAAAGCCACCCTCAAGGTAAGCTGCGTTTGCTTTACGAGTGCAACCCAATTGCTTTCCTTATGGAGCAAGCTGGCGGTATCGCTTCAGACGGTGCTCAACGCATCATGGATATCAAACCAACAGAGTTACACCAACGTGTACCTTTCTTTGTTGGTTCAACAGACATGGTTCGCAAAGTCGAAGAGTTTCTTGAACTTAACCAAGACTAACCCTCTCGTTTATTTCTCAAAATAACATCATTAAAAAAGCCAGCATTCACATGCTGGCTTTTAACTATTCAATGAGCTAATTGTTCGTTAGGTTATCGAACATCAAACTTCGATTCTGCGCCTCGTTCATAGTTAAAGCGGAACCATTTATCGACGTCATCACAAATTCCAAGGTAAGTTTCACCACGGCGTCCTAGCGCTCTTGGATTTTGAGAACAGTACTGAGTTTTACCCACTTCATAACCTTGGTCATAAGCGGCATACAAGTTTGCATCAATTGATGGTGAAGACGCGGCTTCAGCCAAACTTGCTTCAGTCTGCTTGGTTTTTCCTTTCAGCGCCATTTCTTCGCCAAAGCTCTGCCAATCGGTCGTATTCATTGATGTTGGTGGCGGGGTTTGCGCACAACCAAATAATATTACTGATAGCACCAATAATATATATTTCATAATTTCCTCCTGATGGAAAAGACTAGCTCGTACATTGAGACTTTTAGCTATTTCGTCAGAATGCTTCCAGTAGTTCATTCACTATAACGGGTTATCCCGCTTACACCAGTTACCCGAAAGTATTTCTTTATTAGCTGTTAGATCAAGCTGATACAAATATACCCATGCTAATCCAAATATAGTCTCTATTTGCTCGCGACGATACTCAACAGGAACATCTTCTAGCCGATCGAGCGACTCCAAAACTTCGTCGTTAATGATATAGACCTCGCCAGCGACACTTTTCTTTCCAAAAATCATCGCCGGATATGCACCTAAATCAAAAAGGGCAAATGTCTCTGGTGTATCAAAGCGCCCCAACAACTCACAATGCTGCAAATAGTGGTGATTAGACTGGCCTTGTCTCAATGTGCCATAGACGAATACAAGATGCTGCATAAACCCTCCACAAGCCATTCATACTTGTACTTCGATGAATGGCTGAAACATTCTCTACTCGAATTCAAATTGATAGAGGAGATCCACTGCACTGTCTAAACCCGAAACGGCTTCAACATAGAGGTCCTGCATCAGTCGGTAACGAACGGTAAACTCACCTAACGAGTTGAAAATACCCACGCCATACTTCACCTGTAAGCCAGGCAGAATGTAGCCACTAACCGTTACTTGTGAGTCATCACCAGAACCTGCGGTATCCAGTTGTAAATCTTGCACACCAAATGCTTCGCCAATTTCGCCGACAACCTTGCCGCTCTTAGCCAAGCTCAAGCCAATTAAGGTGGTTGTCATCGAACCGCTCGACTCACCATCAATATCTTGGCCACGCAAAATATAAGACAGCGCATTCGCTTGAGGCATCGCTGGGTCAGAATAAATCTCGATAGTCGGCTCTGTCGCAGGGCCTGTCACTCGAATACCGGCGGTCACATCATCCTGAGTATTATCAGGGTTACGTATCGCATTGATTGCTACGTATGGCTGATCCGGAGGACCATTCATAAGGATCTTACCTTCTTCGATCAACAGGTCTTGTCCAAATGATTGGTAAGTACCATTGACGATGTTTACTTCACCGGTAATGAATGGGCCTTGATCTTTTTGAGCCACATTGAGCTTACCGACCAATTCACCTTCAAGACCGAAAGCGGAAAGTTTAAAGTCATCACCGATTGAGATATTAATATTGGTCATAACATTAAATGGAATCGTGTCTTCACTTTCTGGCTCAAGATCTTTATTCAAGATAACTTGATCAGAGGACACACCAACCGCTGACGGCGGCAAGTCTTCGACTACAATTCGTCCCCAAGGTAATGCTATGTCACCGGTGATTTTCGCAAGCTCTGGCGTGACATCAATGGTCATGTCAGGAACAACCTTAACCTTGACCATCGGTGGGATATCAACCATCAATTCATCGGCAAATACTCTGACATTAGAGTGCCATGCTTGAAGATCCTGCCAGTCCCCGGAACCCTCGATATCAAGGTGACCATCCGGTGTTTCAACATTGGCATCTAACTTCGCGCTATAGCCGTCAAAATCGAGGTCAATACGACCATCTTTAATATCCACTGGCGTGACATCGCCTTTGACTTGAATACCATCAACAGAGAATTGACCAAAGACTTGAGGGTGCATTAAAGAGCCTTTTACTTTTAAATCACTCTCAAGATCCGCCTTCAATAGGCTGTATTCACCAAGAATCGGCTGTAAGAAATCTAGATGGAACGTGGTCAGCTTAATTGCCGCATCGACCATTTTGTCTTCAGCGAGGATATCCGGTAGCGACACCGTGCCAGACAGATCACCATTATCAGACACATCCAGCTTAAAATCGGCGTTCAATTGGTTGTCTTTCAGCTGTGCATTCAATGCAACGCTTTCCCAACCCAGCGTGATTGGCTCTCCGACTTGCTGAACAACCTGACCTTTCGGCATATCGACGCTAACCGTCACCTCAGGCTCACCTTGTTCCGACCACTTAGCATGAGCGGTCGCATTCACTAAGCCCTGTAGTTGCGTCTCTTTAGGCACAAAGGCTTTAATCTGTTCGAAGTCGAATTGGTTGATCGCCAATTTCGCCTCACCTGACTTTCCGACACGAACGTCTTCATCCAAACACACACTCGAACCCGATTGATTCCAACAGTGTGCTTGTACATCAGCAAACTGCTTGTCGATATCCGCCTTAATCGCGACAGGTTGAGCTAACACCCAAGGTCCTTGCTGAGTGGTAATTTTGACTCTGTCTAACGACCCATCCCAAATAAGAGAAGGCTTTTGAATCAACTCACCGGAAATAGCTAAGCTTGTAGACACGATGTCGGATATCACATCAAGTGTCACGGTATGCTTCTTCTCACCACCATTCACCGTTAAGTCGATGCTTTCAACGCTTTGATCTTGATAGGTTAAGTTCTTGGCTTTTAATACAAGATCAGCTTGAGCCTCAGGTAATGGCAGTGGAACCACAGAGCCATTGAGCGACAAGGATTCCAGTGTAGCCTCGTTATTCCAATCGACCTTATCAACATTTAAAGCAAGATCGACTTCAGGCTCTTTCGTTGGACCGCTCAGTTGGATGCTACCGATCACTCTGCCTTTTAACTCAGGAATACTTTTTGCAAGCTCAGGGAAGAAGATCTCAACGCCCATGTCCCATTGCTTATCAAGCTCACCCAGCGCCTTAATCGAGTTAACACCGTGAGCCAAACTCAAACCACTGGTTCTCAGTTTAGGTTCGCCGCTCGCGCTGCGATCCGACGCTGACAACTGCCCTTCGATATCCAGAGGGTATTCTCGCAAGATCCCTTCGATATCGAGCTTAGGCAGTTCAATCGCCCAACCACCCGCTTGCGTCAGTTCACCTGAAGTGACGATGCTTCCGCTAATATTACCTTCAGCTTCTGGCCACTGCAGACCCGGTTGAATGTCTTTGAGCGTCACATCGGCTTGCCAATTAACGAGCTTCTTCCAGTTCGCTTTAACTACACCATTTAATTCGCCACCCAAGGTATTCAGTTTCAATCGTTCAAGTTCAATCTGTTCAGTGGTGCCTTTGCCTTGCAGATCTATCGTTAAGGCCGGGATTTCCTTACCATCCGCTTCGCCTTTGAGCTGCACATTAAAACCATCTAATGAGCCATTGGCTTTGAATTTCTCAATTGCAGCTTGGTAATCACTTTTTCCGGTAAGAGGCCATTGCGCTTTACCTCCCTCTAAAAGAAGGTCAAATGGTAGAGTTGGCTCTAGGGGTTGAATATCCCCAGACAGTTTTGCCTCAATCAATTCAGAAAACTGAGAATCTAGATGCAGCTTAGCCACGCTGCCTTGCGCTTTCAGCGACAGTTTCTGGCCAGCAAGGTCGGTTTCTTTCACCAAAGCATCTAAAGAAAGATCTAACGGGTAACCACCTTTAAGCTCAACCTTAGCCGCAAGATTAGCGCGTGCTTGTGGCATATCGAGCTCTAGAGTGGAAACATCTACCGCATGTTTACCTGCTCGAGCTTCTAGCCCAAGGTGGTTCACTACAATTGGGGTTTCTTGTTCTAAGGTGAAACGGTTGAGGTCCAAACGCTCCAGTACAACCTGTAAAGGAATCCAGACTTCAGGCAGCTCGATCGCTGTTTTAGCGGTTGGTTCTGGCTCTACCTTTTCAGTTTGCGGTTCTTCTGTCGACTCAGCAAGCTTAACTTTGAGGTCATTGAACAAGGTTGGAGATACCGTCAGCTTTTCACCCTGCATGCTCAGAGCGGTTGAGAACAAGCTCCATTCAATTTCATGCCCCAAGATATTCAGTTTGATATCAGACAAAGCAATACGGTTGATCACTATTGGTAGTGGTGTTTTCACCGATGTCACTGGCGGAGTCGGTTCTGTTTCTTCTGTAGAGGCAGGAGGCAATTCCGTAAATGCGAAGTCCAAACCTTGAATCGCTAAGCGGTCGACACACAACTTAGGGTCGAGTAAACAGCGAGGATTAATAGCCAAGTTCAGCTTTTGAACCTTGGTGTCGATATGCAAGCTGTCATCTTTAAACCGAACATTATTAAGTGTAAAGCTTGGGAACAGAGCCCCTTTGGTGCTTTCCACTTTAAGTTGTGGCAGTGCTTTTTCAGCGCCCCATAGCACTGTGTTCAATCCTGGATTGGTGAACAAAACAAAACCGAGCAGGGCTATCAACAACAGCAAAATAGACGTCAACGAAATCGACGTCCATTTAATGCATTTGCCCATCACTTTGATCATAATTCTGGCCCTAAACTAAAGTGCAATTGGAACTCATCGCCTTTCTTCGCATCTAGACCCCAAGCAAAATCTAAACTCACAGGACCGACAGGCGACGCCCAACGAACCCCGACACCGGTACCGTGTTTCCATTCAGGTTTGTCATTGAATGCATCACCAATATCGTAAAAAGCCGCACCCCACCAATTGCCAACCAAGCGGTATTGGTATTCAAACGAGCTGGTTGCAATGAATTTTGCACCCGTTAATGCACCACTTTCATCACGAGGAGATATAGATTCATAACCATAACCACGGATACTGTTGTCACCACCGGCAAAGAACCTCAGCGAGGGGGACAGCTTCTCAAATTCATCGGCAAAGTTTCCGCCAAACTGAAGTCGAGTTAAGCCGCGGTGATTATTACCGATGCTGCGAATCCATGCCGTTTGCCCTTGGAAACGCACCAACTTGGTTTCCGACAGTAAGGTGTCGTCAGCTGCTTCAACCATGATGGTTTGCTTGTCGCCCCACATTGGCATCGAACCACCACGAGTTCGAGTTCGTGAGAAAGAGATACCCGGCAACACGAATTGCGCTAAGTCATCTTGCAAACCTTGTTCATAGTTTTCGATCAAGTATCGAATAAACACCGTACGTTGCCAGCCATTATCCAGACGCCAATATCTTTCTAAGGCTAAGTTTGATTCCAAACTTTTGGTATCACGGTTATCTAAGTTCTTCATGCCGTACTTGATTTGATAGTAGTCATTAAGTACGTCATCTAACGGAATCTTATAAGTAGCAGTAATCGTCTGCTCCGGCTTAGAAATCGATAGGCTGCTATTGAAGCTATGGCCTCGGTCGTTAACCCAAGGCTTCTTCCATTTAAGGGTGCCTTTTACCCCAAGATCGGTTGAAACACCGATACCAGTTTCAATTTGATTACGCGCTTGCGGTGCAAGGCTGACCTTCATCGGAATTTCTCGGCCTTCGCCGAGTTGGCTTAAATCAGGTTCAACAAATACAGAAGAGAACCAATCCGTATTGGACAAGTTTTGGTTGTACTCACCGACTTTGGTAATCGAATAAGGTTCGCCATCCTCAAATGGTTTGAGTGATTGCACCTTGTCATCTCTGATTTGACTGCCAGTAACCTGAGTCGTGCCAAAATGATAGCGAATACCACTGTTGTAATGAAGACGAACGTAAGCACGGTTTAATTCCGGGGCAACCTCTAACTTGCTGACGTCATACGCACCATCAAAATAGCCTTTCGCTAATCCAAGGTTACGCATCGACGATTTCAAAGAGTCGTAACTACCATGATTGAGAACCGAACCTTTAGAAAGTTTGCTCTTAGCGATTAAAGCCAAAAAGTCAGGATCATCTTTTGCTTCGCCGCTAAGCACGATATCAGATGTATAAATAAGAACAGGTTCGCCCGGCTCAACAGAAACAATGAGCTCAGAATCATCTTCAGAGTGAGAGAATTTGATTGTAGGTTGGTAGTAACCCAACGCATTGAGGGCTTCTTTGATCATCGATTCCAAACGAGATTGGAACCTTAGTGAAATCGCATACTCTTCTTCAGGAATGGCACTTAGATAAGCATCAACATTGTCCTCAAGCGCTCCATCAAGCCCTTTAATCTCAAGGGATACGTCGGCATAAGCAAGCGTCGATGACAGTAGAGTGCCAATCAGAACTGGTAAAGTTTTTCTTATCATGTTTAATTGGTTGAAGAAGTTATCAATACGTTAATAAGTGAAAAGAAATAATACCGCTAAAAAGGCATTGAGTCTGTAACAAATCTGGTAATAACACGGTCTAATTTAAAGACTTAGTCAATATTAACCAACCGTTAATATGAACCTACAGTTAAATTAAACCAACGCGGTAAACGTATGCGAAAAGGAATATAACATGCTAAACAAACAACAACTGGTTTCCGCAACAACCGCTTTACCGGGAAATGCGAACCCAATTCAAATCACTGAGCGCCATTTCGTTAATCAAACGGATCTACTTGACCCGCCTACGGGGTCTCAACAAGAAGTTCTGCTCGGTATGGGGTGTTTCTGGGGAGCTGAACGTCTGTTCTGGCAATTAGAGGGCGTTATCTCTACCTCAGTTGGTTACGCAGGTGGGTACACAGTAAACCCGACCTATGAACAAGTATGCTCAGGACAAACAGGTCATACTGAAGTAGT encodes the following:
- a CDS encoding flavin prenyltransferase UbiX, whose amino-acid sequence is MTKHDKAITLAFTGASGAPYGLRLLECLLAADYQVYLLISSAARVVLATEHELKLPAGPDTAKQVLVKHLGCDPEKLVVCGKDDWFSPVASGSAAPKQMVVCPCSAGSLASIAHGLSDNLIERAADVVMKERGQLLLVVRETPFSTLHLENMHKLSTMGVTIMPAAPGFYHQPKSIEDLVDFMVARILDHLGIEQGLVPRWGYDQRN
- the mpl gene encoding UDP-N-acetylmuramate:L-alanyl-gamma-D-glutamyl-meso-diaminopimelate ligase — translated: MHIHILGICGTFMGGAAVLARQLGHKVTGSDANVYPPMSTLLESQGIEIIEGFDPSQLEPRPDLVVIGNAMSRGNPCVEYVLDNNLRYTSGPQWLQEFLLHDRWVLAVSGTHGKTTTSSMLAWILEDCGYAPGFLVGGVLGNFGISARLGDSMFFVVEADEYDSAFFDKRSKFVHYHPRTLVMNNLEFDHADIFDDLEAIKRQFHHLVRTVPSNGRIFSPKQDIAIQDVLSRGCWSETELSGELGDWDAKKLVKDGSKFEVYFQGECVGTVDWDLVGDHNVSNALMAIAAARHVGVKPDLACESLATFINTKRRLEFKGEVAGVSVYDDFAHHPTAIELTLGGLRNKVDTKKIIAVLEPRSATMKRGVHKETLADSLKQADSTYLFQPDNIDWSVQDVADACHQPAHVSDDMDAFVAKIVSEAQAGDQILVMSNGGFGGIHQKLLDALALKA
- the fbp gene encoding class 1 fructose-bisphosphatase, with protein sequence MSEMRTLGEFIVAKQNDFPHASGDLSSLLSSIRLAAKIVNREINKAGLVDITGAVGTDNVQGEEQQKLDLYANDKFKAALEARDQVCGVASEEEDEAVAFNKELNKNAKYVVLMDPLDGSSNIDVNVSVGTIFSIYRRVSPIGTPPTQEDFLQPGHKQVAAGYVIYGSSTMLVYTTGAGVNGFTYDPSLGTFCLSHENMMIPDEGKIYSINEGNYFRFPTGVKKYIKYCQEDEPSDNRPYTSRYIGSLVSDFHRNLLKGGIYLYPSTQSHPQGKLRLLYECNPIAFLMEQAGGIASDGAQRIMDIKPTELHQRVPFFVGSTDMVRKVEEFLELNQD
- a CDS encoding DUF2799 domain-containing protein gives rise to the protein MKYILLVLSVILFGCAQTPPPTSMNTTDWQSFGEEMALKGKTKQTEASLAEAASSPSIDANLYAAYDQGYEVGKTQYCSQNPRALGRRGETYLGICDDVDKWFRFNYERGAESKFDVR
- a CDS encoding gamma-glutamylcyclotransferase family protein, whose product is MQHLVFVYGTLRQGQSNHHYLQHCELLGRFDTPETFALFDLGAYPAMIFGKKSVAGEVYIINDEVLESLDRLEDVPVEYRREQIETIFGLAWVYLYQLDLTANKEILSGNWCKRDNPL
- the tamB gene encoding autotransporter assembly complex protein TamB encodes the protein MIKVMGKCIKWTSISLTSILLLLIALLGFVLFTNPGLNTVLWGAEKALPQLKVESTKGALFPSFTLNNVRFKDDSLHIDTKVQKLNLAINPRCLLDPKLCVDRLAIQGLDFAFTELPPASTEETEPTPPVTSVKTPLPIVINRIALSDIKLNILGHEIEWSLFSTALSMQGEKLTVSPTLFNDLKVKLAESTEEPQTEKVEPEPTAKTAIELPEVWIPLQVVLERLDLNRFTLEQETPIVVNHLGLEARAGKHAVDVSTLELDMPQARANLAAKVELKGGYPLDLSLDALVKETDLAGQKLSLKAQGSVAKLHLDSQFSELIEAKLSGDIQPLEPTLPFDLLLEGGKAQWPLTGKSDYQAAIEKFKANGSLDGFNVQLKGEADGKEIPALTIDLQGKGTTEQIELERLKLNTLGGELNGVVKANWKKLVNWQADVTLKDIQPGLQWPEAEGNISGSIVTSGELTQAGGWAIELPKLDIEGILREYPLDIEGQLSASDRSASGEPKLRTSGLSLAHGVNSIKALGELDKQWDMGVEIFFPELAKSIPELKGRVIGSIQLSGPTKEPEVDLALNVDKVDWNNEATLESLSLNGSVVPLPLPEAQADLVLKAKNLTYQDQSVESIDLTVNGGEKKHTVTLDVISDIVSTSLAISGELIQKPSLIWDGSLDRVKITTQQGPWVLAQPVAIKADIDKQFADVQAHCWNQSGSSVCLDEDVRVGKSGEAKLAINQFDFEQIKAFVPKETQLQGLVNATAHAKWSEQGEPEVTVSVDMPKGQVVQQVGEPITLGWESVALNAQLKDNQLNADFKLDVSDNGDLSGTVSLPDILAEDKMVDAAIKLTTFHLDFLQPILGEYSLLKADLESDLKVKGSLMHPQVFGQFSVDGIQVKGDVTPVDIKDGRIDLDFDGYSAKLDANVETPDGHLDIEGSGDWQDLQAWHSNVRVFADELMVDIPPMVKVKVVPDMTIDVTPELAKITGDIALPWGRIVVEDLPPSAVGVSSDQVILNKDLEPESEDTIPFNVMTNINISIGDDFKLSAFGLEGELVGKLNVAQKDQGPFITGEVNIVNGTYQSFGQDLLIEEGKILMNGPPDQPYVAINAIRNPDNTQDDVTAGIRVTGPATEPTIEIYSDPAMPQANALSYILRGQDIDGESSGSMTTTLIGLSLAKSGKVVGEIGEAFGVQDLQLDTAGSGDDSQVTVSGYILPGLQVKYGVGIFNSLGEFTVRYRLMQDLYVEAVSGLDSAVDLLYQFEFE
- the tamA gene encoding autotransporter assembly complex protein TamA; this encodes MIRKTLPVLIGTLLSSTLAYADVSLEIKGLDGALEDNVDAYLSAIPEEEYAISLRFQSRLESMIKEALNALGYYQPTIKFSHSEDDSELIVSVEPGEPVLIYTSDIVLSGEAKDDPDFLALIAKSKLSKGSVLNHGSYDSLKSSMRNLGLAKGYFDGAYDVSKLEVAPELNRAYVRLHYNSGIRYHFGTTQVTGSQIRDDKVQSLKPFEDGEPYSITKVGEYNQNLSNTDWFSSVFVEPDLSQLGEGREIPMKVSLAPQARNQIETGIGVSTDLGVKGTLKWKKPWVNDRGHSFNSSLSISKPEQTITATYKIPLDDVLNDYYQIKYGMKNLDNRDTKSLESNLALERYWRLDNGWQRTVFIRYLIENYEQGLQDDLAQFVLPGISFSRTRTRGGSMPMWGDKQTIMVEAADDTLLSETKLVRFQGQTAWIRSIGNNHRGLTRLQFGGNFADEFEKLSPSLRFFAGGDNSIRGYGYESISPRDESGALTGAKFIATSSFEYQYRLVGNWWGAAFYDIGDAFNDKPEWKHGTGVGVRWASPVGPVSLDFAWGLDAKKGDEFQLHFSLGPEL